The genomic interval aCAAAATCATCATCAGAAGCCAGAAAGAAATGACACCAGTTGCTTCCTAATAGATATATTACTGATTTGGCCTGAGaaattttggacattttctactatatatagcTCTGAAGGAAATATTGGTGGATAGTTATTTTGCTTGTCATTTTTGTTTGGCAGAATTCAACCACAGTGGCATCCAATGGGTTTTtccagaccaccacacatatacagtgcctgtctatatttaaaaaagtttaatatCAGTGGCTTATACTGTAAATGGTTGAATTTAAAAACAgtcatataaattaaaaaaaaaatttaagcagTAAAAGTCGCTTCTATGGTCTGATACTGTTGATAATACAAGGAAATGTCTGGAAGGTTTGAACGCATCCTGCTTAATCCCTTAAACCTGAACCTGTCTACTAGGACCAGACTTACCAAGTCACTctcttaaatatataaaaaaacaaacaaacctacaAACGTTCTATTAGTTTCACAAGTAGTTACTGAGTAATATGTTTCAATATGAATAACGGAATAATAacctgaaacattttttttctctttaatcaTCGCACATCACTTCGCAGATTGTTTGCcagaattgaaataaaataaaatgaaacaaaaaaagaaaaagactttTTCGCAACTTCTAATACATTCCTGGAAAACTGGTGTGAGATGCTATGGAACTGGTTAGTCCAATTTACACACAACTAAGACAAGACACAGTTATGAATATTTACTCATACTGATCATGTGAATACGCAGAAAAGGCTCTGGAGTTTGATCTTGCAAGAATCTGAGTTCTAACAAATTGAATCCAGACCAATTACAAACCCTGACCTTCAACATCTTCGACGACCTTTCATGTGAATGAAACCATGCGAGTTCTATTAATTAGCGAATGTGTGCATGCTGTTTACGTGACATTTCAGAGAAGCTAAAAATATGCCAAAGTACCAAAACTGGTACTTAAGAAcggctgctgtaatcataaacactgtcctgtgctcatccgaGGACTAACACAATCTACTCGTATTGAACATCCTATCAACACTCTGTACTGTTTGTCTTCATAGTGTAGAGTTGTACAAGAATTATAACGTACAGTATAATCTCACTGTTCGGATGAGCTcctcctctggcttgctcattagggatctaaagaaaaatctacatccggatttcaataaacaaacaaaactgacgTGAATTAAgaatatatatctgtatatatgttGCTTCAGTTTTATTACTCTTCAAAAAGCCATGCTGCACATGAGCAGCGTCCTCATTATGGTCCATAATATAGGGAGATGGAGAGGTGGAACAAGAGAATACAGACCTCCAGGCCTGATGGAATATCCTTCAGGCATCAGATCTTTGGGATCCTGTGCTGAATTATGACTGATGAGCAGGCACGCGTAGAAGCCTGCGTCTTTCTCCTGTATGCCAGTGATGCGCAGTGTGAATAACGCCTTTGTTGAGTCGATGAAAGCAGTCTTAAAGCGGTTTTGTTCAACGTTTTTAGCATAGTTCGGCTTGTTAAAAATGTTGGTGTGCATCAGAAACTCCGGTGTATCTCTGTTCTTAAGTAAACGGTACCAGTACACCTTCTGACACTGGTGGTCCGGACACTCGCAGTTCAGGGTCTCAGAGCCGTTGATGCTCGGGTATTTCACTGTAACAGCAGACGCTAAAAGACATGGATGAAATAAACAAGTTAGCAAACAAATCTTAGGTTCGTCTACAGAAACTGCAGCCATGACAACCATGTACAATAAGAATAATGAtattgttttgttatatatatatacaaaataaatgaaaaattcagtCTAAAATTTCAGTGTACAATCATTAACACAAATAGCACCaactaaataaatgcatttcacTTGGATTAGGTTGTTTTTAATATGGATTACGATAGTTCCTAATGTTCTCTGGAACACTATAAACTTGGGTttagggtatatatatatatataaaaaaaactttctttgGCTGAGCTGCAAAACATCTTTAACAGTAAGCCTGCTTCATCTGAGAAAAACAGGGTCAGCGGTAAAACTACACAGGAGAGTCTCCAGGACGCTGCattttgcggtttctctgtaacatgacaacatCTTAttaacttacaaaaaaaaaaaaaaaaacattgcgtATAATGTACATGATACAAACTAGTTTTTTgggtgttccacaacattaaaggcaactataaatggataacaagtacaatgtgtcattattaaataaacaacaaattatCAGCGTTCACACATTGCTGaggtgtaagaagaataaaacactttaggacaCTTCACATCAGGCCgcatcacactgccttttcactgattattttcccataacagcacgcTCTGTGCGTGGTGTTTTAGTCCTTACATAGCACAACATTTCTACATTCTATGTACTCGCTGAACCACTTACGCAACAACAGATTGGAAAAAATAGACAGGAAAAACAAGTAAGTAAAGTAACAAACACATTTACCAACATAAAATCTGTTCCATTTACCACTATTATTTTGTAAGAACAGAAATTGCAAAATGCCAAAAGGCCTGGTTTGGAAAAGACCACATAGAACATTTTGCAGCGTCCTCTTGCAAAATTGTTTTTCCTCACTCGTCTGTCTCAGACAGGCCGCTGTGTACCGCTGAGAGAAACGTGCTGACATAATCTCAGGTAGGGGTTTTACGTTTTTTCACTGAGCAGACACAAAATCTAAGGGTTAGTTAGAAAGTCTGAGTTAACTAATGAGGCGAAAACGGGTTCAAGTCAAATGAATAGAATTTAAGTTAAGCAAACAAATCGATACAtgtacagaaaacagaaatatacTGACTTTGTTCCTTTATGCATCAACGTGATGTATCTACTGAACTACAACATTCTGTAAATTATAGTCAGTACATAGGTCTAGAATTAGTATATAGGGCTTATAATCTGTATATAGAGCCTGTAATTAGTACATATGCTTATAATAAGTATATACTGTAGAACTTACAATCAAAGCTTACAGTCAGAATGTAAGCTTATAATCTATATATTGAGCGTATAATCAGTGTAAAAGCTTAGAATCCATAGACAGACTTTATTATGAGTGGATACTCTTATAATCAGTACATAGAGATAAGCATATAAGAGAATAATCAGAGTAATAGTCAGTATATAAGCGTATAATCAGTGTATAGTGGTTATAACCAGTATATAAGTGTATAATCAGTATATAATTCTTATAACCAGTATGCAAGCATATAACCAGTGTATAATGCTTAAAACCAGTATATAAGCGTAGAATCATATATAAACGTAGAATCAGTACATAAGCGTATAACCAGTATATAGTGCTTATAAGAAGTACATAAATGTAGAATCAGGATATGCAGTGAGCGTATAATCAGTTTATAAAGCTTATAACCAGAACATAAGTGTAGAATCAGTATAAAAGCGTATAATCAGTTTATAAAGCTTAGAACCTGTACATAAGCGTAGAATCGGTATATAAGTGTCTAATCAGTATACAGTACGATCTAAATCTTAATGTTTCTGCACTTTCACACAATTAATAACATTAAGtccaaatattataattttgctAAACCACTCAAGATTAAAAAGTATCATTGGGCCTAGAGTGGAGACCTCACAACATCCGTGCTACCTCCAAAAATCAACaaactatatctatctatatacataaataaaataataatttttaaaaaaacattgttatacatacatacataaaagaaTGAATTTCTAGTTACTTTCTAGTGTAAAACAAATTCTGACAATTCACCCAAAACCTGTATATCACTTAGCAGACAGTGTAGCAGACGGTCAAACTGATCGAGGTCTACTTTTGTGATTTTCAGTGTgatatatataatttgattttaatttgGAAAAATCGTACCTGCTGTCAGAAAGCAGAGAAAGCTCCAGATGTGATTGAGGGTCATCTTCAGGCATGCAGCTGTCAGTAtagggtgtgtatgtatgtgtgtgtgtgtatttgctgcACGTCCTTCTTCTTATGTCATACAGCAGGGAGGAACTGGAGTGTCGGGCCCTGCCACTCAGTCAACCTATCAGAGCGTGAGTTagcacacgcacgcgcacacgtgcacacacacacaccatggatACTGTCTTTAATAATGGTTATTTGCTACAATACACTTTACAATGAATAAGAACTTAAAGATTATATATTAGATTCAGGTGTTTTTAAAGTGCGTAACcaaataattgtaatatttaataGGTCAAATATAGTGTTTCcgtaatatatattacataatagaACCGTACATTGCATAGTATgacattttaattgtatttattattttgaatctttttatgcTTAATATTAAACTTTATTTGCTCTTCATAACACAAATTAAAATACTTGATTAAATCTCCAGGCTAAATATTGGATATCGCACGCAGCGTAATGACTTATGGGACATTATGGCTTGAGGTTGGAATATAGACATGAGATGAGATGGAAAAATGTACCAGGATAtagagttttaaataaataaataaataaataaataaatataaaatgattaacacattcacacacattaaaaaggtAGCTCTGGATAATGGCGTCTACCAAATGCTAGAATTGTAAATATTCTTGAAAAATATcgatacaaaatatataaaaaaagagataGTTCACCACTGTCTTTCCAAAGCTTCCACTAAATCCTTTCACACTGGCATGAAACTCAGAGTAAACGTCACCGTTCTGTCTGCGTACTCGATGCTAACTCGTGCCCAGGTGTGTGACCTAACCCAACATCTGCAGCACACCACCAGCAACCTGCACATCCACACTACTGGAGTTAGAGCAAACCACACAAACACGGCTTTGTACACTCTAACTAGAGTTTGAAAACACATTTCATGTCATTATAGAGGTTATGGAGGTTTTATATCAATGCATATGCATGTGACACCATCTTTTTTGCATATATTCGTCAAAGGGGGTCGTCTGTCTTTCGAAAACTGTacgtagttgtttttttttttgttttttttgcaacaataaTGCTGAAATATCTTCACGTGAGATAAAAAGATCTTATGCAAATCTGTCACGATATCAACTTTCCACAATAAACAAGGCTTATCACGATAGGTACGATTGCCAaccgagctccaaaatccatcACTACTATTCTACACTCTTTTAACTTATCTAACTTTTACCTGAAAAGGTGTGTATCTTTCACTTCAAAGATACCGACTCTTACAAGAAAAGCAGTATTGAAAAGACAAAATCATTAGTGCCTCATAGATGCTGTTCTTCTGTGGATCCACTGCCACACGTTGTTTTCAGTCTTCACTCATCAAATTATTCAGGACATATTTGGGGTGTAAATATGCAAACGCAAACTATGCAAACTATGCACGGTTACCTCTAAATACTACTACTTGCACATAAATATAATTCAGTATAAAATCTGACATATAGTATGCTAATATTCAGATAAGTTTAGGTTGAAATCTGGCAGCTGTACACTTTTTGTTTCACATAGGTACAGTCTATTTGTAATTTCTTAACGTGACTGGAGGAAGGTGTGttattcagtccgtacaggattttgctgttttttttgttttttgttttttgttttttgtttttttatgatacGTGTACAGCTaaacatttaccaacaaacatcattgtaaaagaccgtgcaaaacaatttcgtgcgcttgc from Ictalurus furcatus strain D&B chromosome 18, Billie_1.0, whole genome shotgun sequence carries:
- the cd8b gene encoding uncharacterized protein cd8b, translated to MTLNHIWSFLCFLTAASAVTVKYPSINGSETLNCECPDHQCQKVYWYRLLKNRDTPEFLMHTNIFNKPNYAKNVEQNRFKTAFIDSTKALFTLRITGIQEKDAGFYACLLISHNSAQDPKDLMPEGYSIRPGESIPTLPPTTVKNPKRVNRLPNICKSNHQSLKGCKSLVLWSGISAVLLLVVILISTLYYFSRLPKKCRHRFAKKQQLR